Proteins from one Pseudomonas sp. KBS0710 genomic window:
- a CDS encoding DUF2076 domain-containing protein, with protein sequence MNSEEQTLIDGLFSRLQQAETDSAPRDALAEARIKEHMTRQPAAGYYMTQSILVQEHAIKSLDAQNKQQAQQIQQLQDELQQARAQAAQPAPSSGGFLSSIFGGSSSRDSQPAQSAAPSSGGGWREPARPSFGQPAPQQNYGAPQQNYQQPQQAPAAPIGSGFLGGALKTAAGVAGGVMLAEGISSLFSHNSQQPQVVEEIIREEPAPASDNGNWGNDDQKFAGNDSWGNDNSSDSFADSDYSDDSSSFGDDDSFV encoded by the coding sequence ATGAACAGCGAAGAGCAAACCCTGATCGATGGACTGTTTTCACGGTTGCAACAAGCCGAAACGGACTCAGCCCCCCGCGACGCCCTGGCCGAAGCGCGGATCAAGGAGCACATGACTCGCCAACCGGCCGCCGGGTACTACATGACCCAGTCGATCCTGGTGCAAGAACACGCGATCAAGAGCCTCGACGCGCAGAACAAGCAACAGGCGCAGCAGATCCAGCAATTGCAGGATGAGCTGCAACAGGCCCGTGCCCAGGCCGCGCAACCGGCACCGAGCAGTGGCGGCTTCCTGTCGAGCATCTTTGGTGGCAGCAGTTCCCGCGACTCGCAGCCGGCACAAAGTGCTGCGCCTTCTTCGGGCGGCGGCTGGCGTGAACCGGCGCGGCCATCGTTCGGCCAGCCTGCACCGCAACAGAACTACGGTGCCCCGCAGCAAAACTATCAACAGCCGCAGCAAGCTCCCGCCGCGCCTATCGGCAGTGGCTTCCTTGGCGGCGCACTGAAAACCGCCGCCGGTGTGGCCGGTGGTGTGATGCTGGCCGAAGGCATCAGCAGCCTGTTCAGCCACAACTCGCAGCAGCCGCAGGTGGTGGAAGAAATCATCCGCGAAGAACCGGCACCGGCCAGCGACAACGGCAACTGGGGCAATGACGACCAGAAGTTTGCCGGCAATGACAGCTGGGGCAATGACAACTCATCCGACAGCTTCGCAGACAGCGACTATTCCGACGATTCCTCCTCCTTCGGCGACGACGACTCCTTCGTCTGA
- a CDS encoding PolC-type DNA polymerase III, giving the protein MERIAVIDFETTGITPSSHCRATEIAVVILERGQIVDRYQSLMNAGVRVPGFIEQLTGISNAMLRSAPPAERVMNEVNEFVGTTPLLAHNAAFDQRFWDFELGLIRRTRLQKFACSLLLARRLMPSAPNHKLGTLNALAQLPHTGKAHRAMADAEMAANLTAHLAQELRRTHGLRELSHELLCTLQKVPAAKINEHLKKHRGF; this is encoded by the coding sequence TTGGAACGTATAGCGGTCATCGACTTTGAAACCACCGGCATCACCCCGAGCAGCCACTGCCGTGCCACGGAAATCGCGGTGGTTATCCTCGAGCGCGGCCAGATCGTGGACCGCTACCAAAGCCTGATGAATGCCGGCGTGCGCGTGCCAGGGTTTATCGAACAACTCACTGGCATCAGCAATGCGATGCTGCGCAGCGCGCCACCGGCTGAGCGGGTGATGAATGAAGTGAATGAATTTGTCGGCACTACGCCGCTGCTGGCGCACAACGCCGCGTTCGACCAGAGGTTCTGGGACTTTGAACTGGGCTTGATCCGCCGCACCCGCCTGCAAAAATTCGCCTGCTCGCTGCTGCTGGCCCGCCGCCTGATGCCGTCGGCACCCAACCATAAGCTCGGCACGCTGAACGCGCTCGCCCAACTGCCCCACACCGGCAAGGCTCACCGGGCGATGGCGGATGCGGAGATGGCCGCCAACCTCACCGCCCACCTGGCCCAGGAACTGCGCCGCACCCACGGCTTGCGCGAACTTTCCCACGAGCTGCTGTGTACCTTGCAGAAAGTGCCGGCGGCGAAGATCAACGAGCACCTCAAGAAGCACCGCGGGTTCTAA
- a CDS encoding cyclase family protein yields the protein MLGKHSKIVSLSHPITARIPLWPGDPPVVFEDVASLEKDGYFLRRFSMGEHSATHMNAPNSFYADGIGIDGYQPQDLVRPAVVIDVRAQTQGNRDYQIGLHDLQAWENHHGRIEPGSVVLMYTGWQHLWNDPIGFFGEDAQGLHFPGIGEPAIRWLLDHRQIAGVGIDTHGVDPGQSTAFATNHAVLAGNGIVLECLTHLERLPAKGTTLVIGVLGLEGGSGSPVSVMAFIP from the coding sequence ATGCTGGGTAAGCACAGCAAAATCGTCAGCCTCAGCCACCCGATCACTGCGCGCATTCCATTATGGCCGGGGGATCCGCCGGTGGTATTTGAAGACGTCGCGAGCCTGGAAAAAGACGGCTATTTCCTGCGCCGCTTCAGTATGGGCGAACACAGCGCCACCCACATGAATGCACCGAACAGCTTCTATGCCGATGGCATCGGGATTGACGGCTATCAACCCCAAGACCTGGTTCGGCCTGCCGTGGTGATTGATGTGCGCGCGCAAACCCAAGGTAACCGCGACTACCAGATCGGCCTGCATGATCTTCAAGCCTGGGAAAACCATCACGGGCGCATCGAGCCAGGCTCGGTCGTGCTGATGTACACCGGCTGGCAGCACCTCTGGAACGACCCCATCGGTTTTTTTGGCGAAGATGCCCAAGGCCTGCACTTCCCGGGCATTGGCGAGCCGGCGATACGCTGGCTGTTGGACCACCGACAGATCGCCGGCGTGGGCATTGATACCCACGGGGTTGATCCGGGGCAAAGCACTGCCTTTGCCACCAACCATGCCGTACTGGCCGGCAATGGCATCGTATTGGAGTGCCTGACCCATCTGGAGCGGCTGCCGGCCAAGGGCACGACCCTCGTGATTGGTGTGCTGGGCCTGGAAGGCGGCTCGGGATCGCCGGTCTCGGTGATGGCGTTTATTCCCTGA
- a CDS encoding YciC family protein, which yields MNPLDVLRDSLRFTQRNLGAIVQLCLPLVILEALLQQVLDHTLGPDAFPGYSVVVGLLVYPLYTGALILFLDARTRGESPSTKDVWAMALAMWPRFALLTAVSTLLILLGLSLYFLPGLWLMVVLAFAEYLLVLRGMSALEAMKESFRLTRGHFWRILVCLLCVMTPLWLLKGASVAAYPNPAPLLGVLIDSAHSFLQLFTSVVLFRLFMLIGGDADAR from the coding sequence ATGAATCCGTTAGACGTATTGCGCGACTCCCTCCGTTTCACCCAACGCAACCTGGGCGCCATCGTCCAGCTGTGCCTGCCGTTGGTGATCCTCGAAGCCCTGCTGCAACAGGTGCTCGATCACACGCTTGGCCCGGATGCGTTCCCCGGTTACAGCGTGGTCGTCGGGTTATTGGTGTACCCGCTGTACACCGGCGCCTTGATCCTGTTTCTGGATGCGCGCACCCGGGGTGAGTCGCCCAGCACTAAAGACGTGTGGGCCATGGCCCTGGCCATGTGGCCGCGTTTCGCCCTGCTGACGGCGGTCAGCACCTTGCTGATTCTGCTGGGGCTGTCGCTGTACTTCCTGCCGGGCCTGTGGCTGATGGTGGTGCTGGCGTTTGCCGAGTACCTGCTGGTGTTGCGCGGCATGTCGGCGCTGGAGGCGATGAAGGAAAGTTTCCGCCTGACCCGTGGGCATTTCTGGCGAATCCTGGTGTGCCTGCTGTGCGTGATGACGCCGTTGTGGCTGCTCAAAGGCGCGAGCGTAGCGGCCTATCCGAACCCAGCGCCGCTGCTGGGTGTGCTGATCGACAGCGCCCACAGTTTTCTGCAACTGTTTACCAGCGTGGTACTTTTCCGTTTGTTTATGTTGATCGGTGGCGATGCCGACGCACGGTGA
- a CDS encoding DUF6515 family protein, protein MKRIWRMAGVGLLMVSVGTQVMADDPRYEGGGQHERGPEGGRGNEQGRPQNNQPRLQNNQPRPENNQPRPQNQHFDRAEQQQHGGGQWQGRPQNNEQPRPAPQPANNLPIQGRPDTVRQTQEPRQGYYQDIPRRNDGNQHWQAGNGPGPRPGGGFNNGHPNDNRWPGRPSGHGNGWGPGPQYRPGYMVDRFPDRNYRVPYRGQDYFFSGGYWYRPQGPRYVVVTPPYGIRVQYLPDYAREVWVGSALFFLAAGSYYTYENATQQYVVVQPPTAVPAPQPAPQGNGYDVVAYPANGQSPAQVQQDGYDCYRWAVQQSGFDPRTVTYAPDPAVVQTYRQAQGNCLTSRGYQVQY, encoded by the coding sequence ATGAAGCGCATCTGGCGTATGGCAGGTGTAGGTTTGCTGATGGTGAGCGTCGGCACGCAGGTAATGGCCGATGACCCGCGCTATGAAGGCGGTGGTCAGCATGAAAGAGGCCCGGAAGGCGGGCGCGGTAACGAACAAGGGCGCCCGCAAAATAACCAGCCGCGTCTGCAGAATAATCAACCACGTCCGGAAAACAACCAGCCACGGCCACAAAACCAGCACTTTGACCGTGCCGAGCAACAGCAGCACGGCGGTGGGCAGTGGCAAGGCCGCCCGCAAAATAACGAGCAACCGCGCCCTGCGCCGCAGCCAGCGAACAACCTGCCGATCCAGGGTCGCCCGGACACCGTGCGCCAAACCCAGGAACCCCGCCAGGGCTACTATCAGGACATCCCGCGCCGCAATGATGGCAACCAGCACTGGCAAGCCGGTAATGGCCCAGGCCCACGTCCGGGCGGCGGCTTTAATAACGGTCACCCCAATGACAACCGCTGGCCGGGTCGCCCTTCAGGGCACGGCAACGGCTGGGGGCCAGGCCCGCAGTATCGCCCCGGTTACATGGTCGACCGTTTCCCCGACCGCAACTACCGCGTGCCTTACCGTGGCCAGGATTACTTCTTCTCCGGCGGCTACTGGTATCGCCCGCAAGGCCCGCGCTACGTGGTGGTAACGCCGCCCTATGGCATCCGGGTGCAATACCTGCCGGACTACGCACGGGAAGTATGGGTGGGCAGCGCGCTGTTCTTCCTCGCGGCGGGTTCTTACTACACCTACGAAAACGCCACCCAGCAATATGTAGTGGTGCAACCGCCCACCGCAGTGCCGGCGCCACAACCCGCGCCGCAGGGCAACGGTTATGACGTGGTGGCCTACCCGGCCAACGGCCAGTCACCGGCCCAGGTCCAGCAGGATGGCTACGACTGTTATCGCTGGGCGGTGCAGCAAAGCGGTTTCGACCCTCGCACCGTCACCTACGCCCCGGACCCGGCGGTGGTGCAAACCTATCGCCAGGCCCAGGGCAACTGCCTGACCAGTCGCGGTTATCAGGTGCAGTACTAG
- a CDS encoding DUF3077 domain-containing protein translates to MVKATSASTTTPTDFLSEDALLNRRAIDYYLKASAPDAPNFVLNDNLSFEDALAHAADLLHCAVETVNVSGETLSAQQRAVMHLVGMAKGVVDRALECVQPR, encoded by the coding sequence ATGGTCAAAGCAACCTCTGCCTCAACTACTACCCCGACGGACTTCCTCAGCGAAGACGCCCTCCTCAACCGCCGAGCCATCGACTACTACCTCAAAGCATCCGCCCCGGACGCGCCCAATTTTGTGCTCAATGACAACCTGAGCTTCGAAGACGCCCTCGCCCATGCGGCCGACTTGCTGCATTGCGCGGTGGAGACGGTGAATGTGTCGGGTGAGACGCTCAGTGCCCAGCAGCGGGCGGTGATGCATTTGGTGGGGATGGCCAAAGGTGTGGTGGATCGGGCGTTGGAGTGTGTGCAGCCTCGATGA
- a CDS encoding polyribonucleotide nucleotidyltransferase — protein sequence MRIASRVIGGVLAVTLLSQLTACGSIFYPDRRGQIDGKIDPAIAVLDAVGLLFYVIPGLIAFGVDFATGAIYYEPGKTAQVAPEKLHEAIGADGKVDNAKLQTIIEKETGRRLPLDDPRMIQFKGSVQQLASLGLQPAA from the coding sequence ATGCGTATCGCTTCCCGTGTCATCGGCGGTGTTCTCGCCGTCACCCTGCTGAGCCAACTGACGGCCTGCGGCTCGATTTTCTACCCGGACCGTCGGGGCCAGATCGACGGCAAGATCGACCCGGCCATTGCCGTGCTCGACGCCGTGGGCCTGCTGTTTTATGTGATCCCGGGCCTGATCGCCTTTGGCGTGGACTTCGCCACCGGCGCCATCTACTACGAACCAGGCAAGACTGCCCAGGTTGCACCCGAGAAGCTGCACGAAGCCATCGGCGCCGACGGCAAGGTCGACAACGCCAAGCTGCAAACCATCATTGAAAAGGAAACCGGCCGCCGCCTGCCGCTGGATGACCCGCGCATGATCCAGTTCAAGGGCAGCGTGCAACAGCTCGCGTCCCTGGGCCTGCAACCCGCCGCTTAA
- a CDS encoding cation diffusion facilitator family transporter: MTSSPEHARLLRLATRASVGVACALIITKAIAWWFSGSVSMLAGLTDSLLDGVTSLLNLLAVHYALRPADDDHRYGHGKAESLSGMAQALFIAGSAVLIAFQAYQRLQHPEPVGAPWLSIGVIVFSLLMTVALLMLQHRVIRETGSNAVRADSLHYRSDLMLNGSILVALVLAGFGFHQVDAWFGLGIAAYILWSAIQIARESFAVLMDEELPPDVSQHMLELARNVPGVLGAHDLRTRISGSHWFVQLHLELPGELTLSVAHGISDQAADAIHKAYPRAEVLVHADPREVVTGNKA; the protein is encoded by the coding sequence ATGACCAGCAGTCCCGAACACGCCAGGCTCCTGCGCCTGGCCACCCGCGCCTCGGTGGGCGTGGCCTGTGCGCTGATTATCACCAAGGCTATCGCCTGGTGGTTCAGTGGCTCGGTGAGCATGCTCGCCGGGTTGACCGACTCGTTGCTCGACGGCGTGACTTCGCTGCTGAACTTGCTGGCGGTGCATTACGCGCTGCGCCCAGCCGATGACGATCACCGTTATGGGCATGGCAAGGCCGAATCGCTGTCGGGCATGGCCCAGGCGTTGTTTATCGCCGGCAGTGCAGTTTTGATTGCATTCCAGGCGTACCAGCGCTTGCAGCACCCGGAACCGGTTGGCGCGCCGTGGCTGAGCATTGGCGTCATCGTGTTTTCGCTGCTGATGACCGTGGCGCTGCTGATGCTGCAACACCGGGTGATCCGCGAAACCGGCTCCAACGCCGTGCGCGCCGACTCACTGCACTACCGCTCCGACTTGATGCTCAACGGCAGCATTCTGGTGGCATTGGTGTTGGCAGGTTTTGGCTTTCATCAGGTGGATGCGTGGTTTGGCCTCGGCATTGCCGCGTATATCCTGTGGAGCGCGATCCAGATCGCCCGCGAGAGTTTTGCCGTGTTGATGGATGAGGAACTGCCGCCGGATGTCAGCCAGCACATGCTGGAGCTGGCGCGCAATGTACCGGGCGTGCTGGGTGCGCATGATTTGCGCACGCGCATTTCCGGCAGCCACTGGTTTGTGCAGTTGCACCTGGAGTTGCCGGGGGAATTGACCCTGTCAGTGGCCCACGGCATCAGCGACCAGGCCGCCGATGCGATTCACAAGGCTTACCCGCGTGCCGAAGTGCTGGTGCACGCCGACCCGCGGGAAGTGGTCACGGGCAACAAGGCCTAG
- the hrpB gene encoding ATP-dependent helicase HrpB: protein MNSLPIDDVLPALRDALASRHEAVLEAPPGAGKTTRVPLALLNEPWLAGQTILMLEPRRLSARAAAERLASELGEKVGETVGYRIRLDSKVGPNTRIEVVTEGILTRRLQDDPALDGVGLLIFDEFHERSLDADLALALSLNGRELFRDEQPLKILLMSATLEGERLAGLLDDAPILRSEGRMFPVQMRWGRPYQAGEFIEPRVVQTVLDAVQEQTGSILVFLPGQAEIRRVNQQLADALGDRPDVLLCPLHGELDLNAQRAAIDPAPAGKRKVVLATNIAETSLTINGVRVVIDAGLTRVPRFDPGSGMTRLDTQRISRASATQRAGRAGRLEPGVCYRLWSEDQHEGLAAYGSAEILAADLAGLALQLSRWGVTPTQLVWLDVPPTAAYAQAQDLLVRLGALNDDTLTAHGQKMAELPAHPRIAHLLLRGQDLGLAATACDVAALLGERDILRGGGADLHSRLALMSGEERARGTQGGVQRAKQLARQYRGYLRGQPTQAVADPDHPRWLGALLALAYPDRVAQQRRPGGAEYRLANGRAALFAEADSLMKQPWLVIADLGSRQGQREERIYLAADFDPALFDGVLAEQVRTVDQLDWDEREGVLRAERQRKVGELVLSREPLTGLDESARSQALVNLVRRKGLELLPWTPELRQWQARVMLLRQLDAGKTSEWPDISDKALLADLEHWLMPYLGKVSRLSHFANLDISSFLHNLLPWPLPQRLDELAPQHVKVPSGSSVRLDYSEQPPILAVRLQELFGLADTPRIAGGRQVVKLHLLSPARRPVQVTQDLANFWRSTYAEVKKDLKGRYPKHYWPDDPLVAEPTARIKPRK from the coding sequence ATGAATTCGTTGCCGATTGATGATGTTTTACCCGCCCTGCGTGACGCCTTGGCGAGTCGCCATGAAGCCGTGCTCGAAGCGCCGCCCGGTGCCGGTAAAACCACCCGTGTGCCCTTGGCTTTATTGAATGAGCCTTGGCTGGCCGGGCAAACCATCCTGATGCTCGAACCTCGGCGCCTTTCCGCGCGTGCGGCGGCCGAACGCCTGGCCAGTGAGCTGGGCGAAAAGGTCGGTGAAACCGTCGGCTACCGCATTCGGCTGGACAGCAAAGTCGGCCCCAACACCCGCATCGAGGTAGTCACCGAAGGCATTCTCACTCGCCGCCTGCAAGACGACCCGGCGCTGGACGGCGTGGGTTTGCTGATCTTCGACGAGTTCCACGAACGCAGCCTCGACGCCGACCTGGCACTGGCCCTGAGCCTCAACGGCCGCGAGCTGTTTCGCGACGAGCAACCGCTGAAAATCCTGCTGATGTCCGCCACCCTCGAAGGCGAGCGCCTGGCGGGTCTGCTCGACGATGCGCCGATCCTGCGCAGCGAAGGGCGCATGTTCCCGGTGCAGATGCGTTGGGGGCGGCCGTACCAGGCCGGAGAATTTATCGAGCCGCGTGTGGTGCAGACCGTCCTCGACGCGGTGCAGGAACAAACGGGCAGCATTCTGGTGTTTTTGCCGGGGCAGGCGGAGATTCGCCGGGTCAATCAACAACTGGCCGACGCCTTGGGTGATCGCCCGGATGTGCTGCTGTGCCCGCTGCATGGCGAACTCGACCTCAACGCCCAGCGTGCCGCCATCGATCCGGCGCCCGCCGGCAAGCGCAAAGTGGTGCTGGCCACCAACATTGCCGAGACCAGCCTGACCATCAATGGCGTGCGCGTGGTGATTGACGCCGGGCTGACGCGGGTGCCGCGTTTCGACCCCGGCAGCGGCATGACCCGCCTCGACACCCAACGCATCTCCCGCGCCAGCGCCACCCAGCGCGCCGGCCGGGCAGGGCGCCTGGAGCCGGGCGTGTGTTATCGCCTGTGGTCCGAAGACCAGCACGAAGGTTTGGCCGCCTACGGCAGCGCGGAAATCCTCGCCGCCGACCTGGCGGGCCTCGCCTTGCAACTGTCGCGCTGGGGCGTTACGCCCACGCAACTGGTGTGGCTGGATGTGCCGCCGACTGCCGCGTATGCCCAGGCCCAGGATTTGCTGGTGCGCCTTGGCGCGTTGAACGACGACACACTCACCGCCCATGGCCAGAAAATGGCCGAGTTGCCCGCGCACCCGCGTATTGCCCACCTGTTGCTACGCGGGCAGGACCTGGGCCTGGCCGCGACCGCCTGTGATGTGGCGGCCTTGTTGGGAGAGCGCGATATCTTGCGCGGTGGCGGCGCGGATTTGCACAGCCGCCTGGCATTGATGTCCGGCGAAGAGCGCGCGCGTGGCACCCAGGGCGGCGTGCAGCGGGCCAAGCAACTGGCCCGTCAGTACCGTGGCTACCTGCGAGGCCAGCCGACTCAAGCGGTGGCCGACCCCGACCACCCGCGTTGGCTTGGCGCCTTGTTGGCGTTGGCTTATCCGGACCGCGTCGCTCAGCAACGTCGCCCTGGTGGCGCCGAATATCGCTTGGCCAATGGCCGCGCCGCGCTGTTCGCTGAGGCCGACAGCCTGATGAAACAACCTTGGCTGGTGATCGCCGACCTCGGCAGCCGCCAGGGCCAGCGCGAAGAACGCATCTACCTGGCGGCGGACTTTGACCCGGCGCTGTTCGACGGTGTGCTGGCCGAGCAGGTGCGCACTGTCGACCAGCTTGATTGGGATGAGCGCGAAGGCGTGCTGCGCGCCGAACGTCAGCGCAAAGTCGGCGAGCTGGTGCTCAGCCGCGAACCGCTCACCGGGCTGGACGAATCCGCCCGTAGCCAGGCGCTGGTCAACCTGGTGCGCCGCAAAGGCCTGGAGCTATTGCCGTGGACGCCAGAACTGCGCCAGTGGCAAGCCCGCGTCATGCTGCTGCGCCAGCTCGACGCGGGTAAAACCAGCGAATGGCCAGATATCAGCGACAAAGCTTTGCTGGCCGATTTGGAACACTGGCTGATGCCCTACCTGGGCAAAGTCTCGCGCCTGAGCCATTTTGCCAACCTGGACATTTCCAGCTTCCTGCACAACCTGCTGCCGTGGCCGCTGCCCCAGCGCCTGGACGAGCTGGCGCCACAGCATGTCAAGGTGCCCTCGGGCTCATCGGTGCGCCTGGACTACAGCGAACAGCCGCCGATTCTGGCGGTGCGCTTGCAGGAATTGTTCGGGCTGGCGGACACACCGCGTATTGCTGGCGGGCGTCAGGTGGTCAAGCTGCACCTGCTGTCCCCGGCGCGGCGGCCGGTGCAGGTGACGCAGGATCTGGCGAACTTCTGGCGTAGTACCTATGCCGAAGTGAAGAAGGATTTGAAGGGAAGATACCCCAAGCATTACTGGCCGGATGACCCCTTGGTGGCCGAACCCACTGCCCGGATCAAACCCCGAAAGTAG
- a CDS encoding endonuclease/exonuclease/phosphatase family protein, with translation MTRLLRITLLSLLIIAGLLAALIYSLTWRPVDKQTLPVSCVAPRAPTLLPGQALKVMTWNVQYLAGKNYVFWYDSPDGKGPDDRPTVEDMAFSLDEVARVIRDEQPDILLLQELDEGAKSSHYQDQVALLQERLVDLYPCSAQAFDWKADFVPNLHIFGSVGRKLVTLSRYQIEHAERLQLPVSPANFISRQFQPKPALLLTYLPLSDGGQLAVLNTRLDGDKPGRSAVQEQAKATVKLLDKFEGRGTPWLIGGDFNLLPLGQFLRLDAGKRGQYSPDSELHLLWDKYPMIPSNSESSGIDRAKWLTHFPNDPSVDGPDRTLDYLFYSPRIKRVEAKVRQEDTLRISNHLPVIARFLLPAAQ, from the coding sequence ATGACCCGTTTATTGCGCATCACCCTGCTGAGCCTGTTGATCATCGCGGGCCTGCTTGCGGCCCTGATCTACAGCCTGACCTGGCGCCCCGTCGACAAGCAGACCCTGCCCGTGAGCTGCGTCGCGCCACGTGCGCCGACCTTGCTGCCGGGGCAGGCGCTCAAGGTCATGACCTGGAACGTGCAATACCTGGCCGGCAAGAACTATGTGTTCTGGTACGACAGCCCCGACGGCAAAGGCCCGGACGATCGCCCTACGGTAGAAGACATGGCCTTCAGCCTGGACGAAGTGGCGCGGGTGATTCGCGACGAACAGCCCGACATCCTGCTGTTGCAGGAGCTCGATGAAGGCGCCAAGTCTTCCCATTATCAGGACCAGGTAGCGTTGCTTCAGGAACGCCTGGTCGACCTCTACCCGTGCAGCGCCCAGGCGTTCGACTGGAAAGCTGACTTTGTGCCCAACCTGCATATCTTCGGCAGCGTCGGCCGCAAGCTCGTCACGCTGAGCCGCTACCAGATCGAACACGCCGAGCGCCTGCAACTGCCGGTGTCGCCGGCCAACTTCATCAGCCGTCAGTTCCAACCCAAGCCGGCATTGCTGCTGACTTACCTGCCGCTGAGCGATGGTGGCCAACTGGCCGTGCTCAACACCCGCCTGGATGGTGATAAACCTGGGCGTTCGGCGGTGCAGGAGCAGGCCAAAGCCACGGTCAAGTTGTTGGATAAGTTCGAAGGCCGTGGTACGCCCTGGCTGATTGGTGGGGATTTCAACCTGCTGCCGCTGGGGCAATTCCTGCGCCTGGATGCCGGCAAGCGTGGGCAGTATTCGCCCGACAGCGAGTTGCATTTGCTGTGGGATAAATACCCGATGATCCCGAGTAACAGTGAATCCAGCGGGATTGACCGGGCGAAGTGGCTGACGCACTTCCCCAACGACCCGAGCGTGGATGGGCCGGATCGGACGTTGGATTATTTGTTCTACAGCCCAAGGATCAAGCGGGTGGAGGCCAAGGTGCGCCAGGAGGATACGTTGCGTATCTCTAACCACTTGCCAGTGATCGCGCGGTTCCTGCTGCCGGCTGCGCAATAA
- a CDS encoding NYN domain-containing protein, producing MKKIAVFADVQNLYYTVRQAYGCHFNYAALWADISSRGLIVEAYAYAIDRGDSKQQQFQQILRNLGFTVKLKPYIQRADGSAKGDWDVGITLDIMDAADHVDEVVLASGDGDFDMLLERIIQKHGVEAVAYGVPGLTANSLIRAASRYVPIEGALLLK from the coding sequence GTGAAAAAAATTGCAGTGTTCGCCGATGTACAAAACCTCTACTACACCGTGCGCCAGGCTTACGGTTGCCACTTCAACTATGCGGCGCTGTGGGCGGACATCAGCTCGCGCGGGCTGATCGTTGAGGCTTACGCCTATGCCATCGACCGTGGCGACAGCAAGCAGCAGCAATTCCAGCAGATCCTGCGCAACCTGGGCTTTACGGTAAAGCTCAAACCCTACATCCAGCGCGCCGACGGCTCGGCCAAGGGCGACTGGGACGTGGGCATTACCCTCGACATCATGGACGCCGCCGACCACGTCGATGAAGTGGTACTGGCTTCCGGCGACGGTGATTTCGACATGCTGCTCGAACGCATCATCCAAAAGCACGGCGTTGAAGCCGTGGCCTACGGCGTGCCGGGGCTCACGGCCAACTCGCTGATACGTGCCGCCAGCCGCTACGTGCCCATCGAAGGCGCGCTGCTGCTTAAATAA
- a CDS encoding Lrp/AsnC family transcriptional regulator, with the protein MDKYDRMLLSALLEDGRASYAQLARTVNLSAPAVAERVAKLEASGVITGYQAKVDLSKIGLPIQCTIELRLTNNGSQKVYDALAEIPELTECHRVTGDPCVIMQAAVGSMPELENLINRVAKFGFSKTSIILSSAIERRVPLAQLEVKNAG; encoded by the coding sequence ATGGACAAATACGACCGCATGCTCCTCAGCGCCCTGCTCGAAGACGGCCGCGCGTCCTACGCGCAATTGGCCCGCACGGTAAACCTCTCCGCGCCCGCCGTGGCGGAGCGCGTGGCCAAGCTGGAGGCCAGTGGCGTGATCACCGGGTATCAGGCCAAGGTGGACCTGTCCAAAATCGGCCTGCCCATCCAATGCACGATCGAACTGCGCTTGACCAATAACGGCAGCCAGAAGGTCTACGACGCCCTGGCTGAAATCCCCGAACTGACTGAATGCCATCGGGTCACGGGCGACCCGTGCGTGATCATGCAGGCGGCGGTGGGCTCGATGCCGGAGCTGGAGAATTTGATTAACCGGGTGGCGAAATTCGGCTTCAGCAAGACTTCGATTATTTTATCCAGCGCGATAGAACGGCGGGTGCCGTTGGCGCAGTTGGAGGTAAAAAATGCTGGGTAA